A stretch of the Nothobranchius furzeri strain GRZ-AD chromosome 5, NfurGRZ-RIMD1, whole genome shotgun sequence genome encodes the following:
- the LOC107396535 gene encoding trafficking regulator of GLUT4 1: MAASSSAAPQSSTMEESQQPNNTQPDGGAAQPVVSSQPAGAEQQTVSFTTEDTKLEDKSMDHLTVISESTETSNGIAPVMGETSPTASSVSPKLHAKPGGHVNGRPRLGSRSGSVAAGSPRPSLTRQPSAITEGAADGSKPRDYLILAILSCFCPLVPINIVALIFSVMSRNSLQQGNVDGARRLGRNAMVLSVISIIGGIAIIAAAIALNWGMILKS; the protein is encoded by the exons ATGGCCGCCAGTTCCAGCGCCGCCCCCCAGTCCAGCACAATGGAGGAGTCCCAGCAACCCAATAACACACAGCCTGATGGTGGAGCTGCACAGCCTGTGGTCAGCTCTCAGCCTGCTGGTGCAGAGCAGCAAACGGTGTCCTTCACCACAGAAGACACAAAACTAGAGGACAAGTCAATGGACCACCTGACGGTAATCAGTGAGAGCACAGAGACCA GTAATGGCATTGCTCCAGTAATGGGAGAAACATCTCCCACAGCGTCCTCTGTGTCGCCCAAGCTCCACGCTAAGCCAGGCGGCCATGTTAATGGCCGGCCTCGCTTGGGCAGCCGGTCCGGCTCGGTGGCGGCGGGCTCACCCAGGCCCTCGCTCACCCGCCAGCCCAGTGCAATCACAGAGGGCGCTGCGGATGGATCCAAACCAAGGGACTACCTGATCCTTGCTATCTTGTCCTGCTTCTGCCCGCTGGTGCCCATCAACATCGTAGCCCTCATCTTCTCCGTGATG TCTCGAAACAGTCTGCAGCAAGGCAATGTGGATGGCGCTCGGCGTTTGGGCCGGAACGCCATGGTCTTGTCGGTCATCTCCATTATAGGAGGAATCGCCATCATCGCAGCAGCAATCGCCCTCAACTGGGGGA TGATATTAAAGTCCTGA
- the LOC107396536 gene encoding zinc finger protein 771, with amino-acid sequence MTKLQLLNAYLTERLTAVVKEVLDVVEDTVAEYREETARTRRENESLRRQLRDILLLEAETEWLRSTQSGLNLVAPEQRPGDPDPRTLPEEADSTLNQPRQPAVKQQVVPLQQLPLLKETPLVPIHHPEDVKPADLWETVLKADPTRTSPPVSHASQNPPKVHAEVPVLREEPQASAPAQIKTEHEEVKEDEGHVESVTTSAHISVDESGVCSGVEADEAAQESDQQDTPRTRMSSEESLQADGIMAGSFIPELVHRCPRCGDAFSHTSGLTLHLEQKRKTYACDWCCKSFAQSADLRRHLRTHTGERPHRCTFCSKSFSQRGNLRRHLRIHTGERPYSCPFCCRTFSDGDTMKKHKRTHSGEKPYRCARCSRTFTNASSLQLHLRKDMCFVGSA; translated from the exons ATGACCAAACTCCAGCTGCTGAACGCCTACCTGACGGAGCGGCTCACGGCGGTGGTGAAGGAGGTTCTGGACGTGGTGGAGGACACGGTGGCGGAGTACCGCGAGGAGACCGCCAGAACCAGGCGCGAGAACGAGAGCCTGAGGAGACAGCTGCGGGACATCCTGCTGCTGGAGGCCGAGACTGAATGGCTGA GGTCGACACAGTCAGGCCTTAATTTAGTAGCTCCAGAGCAGCGCCCAGGAGATCCAGACCCTAGGACCCTCCCAGAGGAGGCAGACTCCACCCTGAACCAGCCCAGACAGCCAGCAGTGAAGCAGCAGGTGGTTCCTTTGCAGCAGCTGCCACTTCTGAAGGAAACCCCGCTGGTGCCGATCCACCACCCTGAAGACGTAAAACCAGCAGATCTCTGGGAAACCGTACTAAAAGCGGACCCAACACGAACTTCACCGCCTGTGTCGCACGCCTCCCAAAATCCTCCCAAAGTCCACGCCGAGGTTCCGGTGCTGAGGGAGGAGCCACAGGCCTCTGCGCCGGCACAGATCAAAACCGAACACGAGGAGGTGAAGGAGGACGAGGGTCATGTGGAGTCTGTGACGACGAGTGCTCACATCTCAGTGGACGAGTCGGGCGTCTGCAGCGGAGTGGAGGCAGATGAAGCTGCACAGGAATCAGACCAGCAGGACACTCCCAGAACCAGGATGTCATCTGAGGAATCACTGCAGGCTGACGGCATCATGGCTGGCAGTTTCATCCCAGAACTCGTGCATCGCTGCCCACGCTGCGGCGATGCGTTTAGCCACACCTCTGGCCTCACGCTCCACCTGGAGCAGAAGAGAAAGACCTACGCCTGCGACTGGTGTTGCAAGTCATTCGCTCAGTCAGCCGACCTGCGGCGCCACCTACGCACGCACACGGGTGAGCGGCCGCACCGCTGCACCTTTTGCTCCAAAAGCTTCAGCCAGAGAGGGAACCTGCGGCGCCACCTGCGCATCCACACAGGTGAGCGTCCATACAGCTGCCCCTTCTGCTGCCGGACCTTTAGCGATGGCGACACCATGAAGAAACACAAACGCACGCATTCAGGAGAGAAACCGTATCGCTGCGCACGCTGCTCTAGAACCTTCACTAATGCCAGCAGTCTGCAGCTGCACCTGAGGAAGGACATGTGCTTTGTAGGCAGCGCGTGA